Proteins from a single region of Oscillatoria sp. FACHB-1406:
- the trpB gene encoding tryptophan synthase subunit beta — MTVTPIQSSQPQVPDPLGRFGQFGGKYVPETLMPALSELEAAYEKYRRDRDFQDELQGLLRDYVGRPSPLYFAERLSVQYAKPDGSGPQIYLKREDLNHTGAHKINNALAQILLAKRMGKQRIIAETGAGQHGVATATVCARFGMECVIYMGIQDMARQALNVFRMRLLGATVQPVEAGTGTLKDATSEAIRDWVTNVGTTHYILGSVAGPHPYPMMVRDFHAVIGTETRQQCQEKWQGLPDILVACVGGGSNAMGLFYEFINEPSVRLIGVEAAGEGTDTDKHAATLTKGSPGVLHGAMSYLLQDNEGQVIEAHSISAGLDYPGVGPEHSYLMETKRAEYYSVTDTEAIAAFQRVAQLEGIIPALETAHAFAYLEFLCPQLTGSPRIVINCSGRGDKDVNAVEKYLKKK; from the coding sequence GTGACTGTAACTCCGATTCAATCGTCTCAACCTCAAGTTCCCGATCCCCTAGGACGCTTCGGTCAATTCGGCGGCAAATACGTTCCCGAAACGCTCATGCCCGCCCTCAGCGAACTGGAAGCAGCTTACGAAAAATATCGGCGCGATCGCGATTTTCAAGACGAACTGCAAGGATTGTTGCGAGATTACGTCGGACGGCCGAGTCCCCTCTACTTTGCCGAACGCTTGAGCGTGCAGTATGCAAAACCCGATGGTTCCGGACCGCAAATTTACCTCAAACGCGAAGATTTAAACCATACCGGCGCGCACAAAATTAACAACGCCCTCGCCCAAATCCTGCTTGCCAAACGCATGGGCAAACAGCGCATCATTGCCGAAACCGGGGCGGGACAGCACGGTGTAGCCACAGCAACCGTCTGCGCGCGCTTTGGGATGGAATGCGTCATTTACATGGGCATTCAGGATATGGCACGCCAAGCGTTGAACGTCTTTCGGATGCGTTTACTCGGTGCAACGGTACAACCCGTAGAAGCGGGAACGGGAACGCTCAAAGATGCCACCTCCGAAGCGATTCGCGATTGGGTAACGAATGTCGGCACAACCCATTATATCCTCGGTTCGGTGGCAGGCCCGCACCCTTACCCAATGATGGTGCGCGATTTTCACGCCGTTATCGGTACGGAAACGCGCCAGCAATGTCAGGAAAAATGGCAGGGTTTGCCCGATATTTTAGTGGCTTGCGTCGGCGGAGGTTCCAATGCAATGGGCTTATTTTACGAGTTTATCAATGAACCGTCGGTACGGTTGATTGGTGTGGAAGCAGCGGGCGAAGGGACGGATACCGACAAGCACGCGGCGACGCTGACGAAAGGCAGTCCGGGGGTGTTGCACGGGGCAATGAGCTACCTGTTGCAGGATAATGAGGGTCAAGTGATTGAGGCGCATTCAATTAGTGCGGGGTTGGATTATCCTGGAGTCGGCCCGGAACACAGCTATTTGATGGAGACGAAGCGCGCAGAGTATTATAGCGTTACGGATACCGAAGCGATCGCAGCCTTCCAGCGCGTCGCTCAACTCGAAGGGATTATTCCAGCGTTGGAAACTGCCCATGCCTTTGCTTATTTAGAGTTTCTCTGCCCGCAATTAACCGGCAGTCCTCGGATTGTGATTAATTGTTCCGGGCGCGGCGATAAGGACGTGAATGCGGTGGAGAAGTATCTGAAAAAAAAGTAG